One window of the Acidobacteriota bacterium genome contains the following:
- a CDS encoding GTP-binding protein, translated as MAKEKFDRSKPHVNVGTIGHIDHGKTTLTAAITKVLQKHNPK; from the coding sequence ATGGCGAAAGAAAAGTTTGACCGGTCGAAACCGCACGTGAACGTGGGGACGATCGGACACATCGATCACGGCAAGACGACGCTGACGGCGGCGATCACGAAGGTTTTGCAGAAGCACAACCCGAAGA